From the Populus nigra chromosome 13, ddPopNigr1.1, whole genome shotgun sequence genome, the window TCATAATTCTCCCCCTGTCAATTTTGGCCTTTATGTGTTTTCCTTTTTCCACTAAAGTTGTGTGCATTTATGTTGATTAATTACAGGAAAAGGTTGTGAATCCTTTGTTTGAGAAGCGACCAAAGCAGTTTGGAATTGGTGGTGCCCTTCCACCCAAGAAGGATTTGACTAGATTTGTAAAGTGGCCGCATGTTGTTCGTATTCAGAGACAAAGAAGGATTCTGAAACAGCGTTTGAAGGTCCCTCCTGCTGTTAACCAGTTCACAAAAACCCTTGACAAGAACCTTGGTAAGTTTTTCATCCCTATTTTAGAAAAGCTAGCAAACTTTGTACCCGAGGATCATGGATGTGCAGGCTTAAATTTAACATGCGTCATTCTCATCAATGCCTAGCCATAACTGCAGATGATTCGTCCCATGTTAATGTGTGGTCATACTTTCTTCATTTTGTATTACAGCCACACAACTTTTTAAGTTGTTGCTAAAATATAGACCTGAGGACAAGGCTGCTAAGAAGGAAAGGCTTCTTAAAAGAGCACAAGCTGCTGAGGAGGGGAAGACTGTGGAATCAAAGAAGCCTATTGTCGTTAAATATGGTCTTAACCATGTTACTTACCTCATTGAGCAGGTACGGATGTTGGTTTCCATGGCGTTGGTGGTCAACTCTGTAAATTATTTAGGTTGCAATAAGATGATGGATGATTTGGTACCTTGTTTAGCTAGTTCGATCAATCTATGTAGGAGTTCTGTTGTAATTATGGCTGTGTAGGAGAAGATGGCTTTCAATTTGTTTACTTTCACATTCTCGTCTCCCACTCTTATTCCTCTCATTTCTTTCAGTCACTTGGCTGGTTTCTGTGTTGTTTTTTgtccctctgtttttttttttttggttgtcaTCAGATGTGGATGCTAACAACATGCATGCCAGATTTAATACCTTCTTGTTTAAGGTTATCTTATATTTTTCCTAAGACTCTACATGATTCATGTAGAACAAGGCCCAGTTGGTGGTCATCGCACATGATGTGGATCCAATTGAGCTTGTTGTCTGGTTGCCAGCATTGTGCCGGAAAATGGAGGTTCCTTATGCAATCGTGAAGGGCAAGTCACGTCTTGGAGCGGTGATTTTTTCTACTCTCTTCCTATGCATTAAAAgatccattgatttttttggaaaacaaaCCCTATggtatcaatatatttttttgactcTTCTATGTTTTAAATCAGATTGTCCACAAGAAAACAGCATCAGTTTTGTGCCTTACATCAGTGAAGAACGAGGATAAATTAGAATTTAGCAAGGTTTTGGAGGCAGTCAAGGTAATATCTATATGCCCAAAGACTACAGTGTGATTGCCTTTCATGTTTACTATCGTACGCCTGCTCTTTATCCAGGGTATctcacatgttttttctttaaagtcaCAACCCTCTGAAAGAAGTAAATGAGTGTCTCAGTTTTTTTGTAATCCTCCTAGGAGTGGCCTTTTGTTATCAGGCTTAGGCAATTGATACTTGATTTGATTATCTGACAGTGAACTGAATCTGTCCAGCAGTAATGCTTTTGATGTTTGTTACTGATTGAATATCCTGTAATTTGTTTACCTATTTctcaaattttctttcttttcatcttcCACTTTTGATCCCTCCAATTGCAGGCTAACTTCAACGACAAATTTGACGAGCACCGAAAGAAATGGGGTGGTGGCATCATGGGTTCCAAATCTCTGGCTAAGACCAAAGCAAAGGAGAGAGTCTTAGCTAAGGAGGCTGCACAGAGAATGTCATGAGCTTCTAGCAAGCTATTGGAGTTTGGACAGAAGCTATAGTCGAAAGGAATTTTCTTAGATTATTTTAGCTTTTGCTGTTCCCCTTTGATTTCACTATTGTTTTTGCGATCAAGTTTTGGATTGATTGGGTAGTTGAAATACTTTACCATGGGTAACATGCCTGCTTTTGATGGAGAGATTGAAAACCTGCACTtgcatgcttttattttttattttgtttttaaaatttttgttgtgaATAACTTTCCGGAAAATGGGCTGTATGATCCAAGCAGCAGTACAAGGGCGGTGGTGATTTGTGGAGTATTCGCCACGCTTACCTCTCACTGTTGAACAGAAACATCCTTCTGGAATTGATCGATCAAGTACTTTTCCTAGGTGTCTTTGGACCCATGATGACAGCCAGCCTTCTGTTGTGGTACTGGCTTTTTCGGGAATTCTTCGGGAATTTGATAGTGGTtacgatttaaaatatatataataatattttgttatttataaaaattatttttgaaattaatacattaaattgatataaaaatataaaaaattacaaaaataaaaataaattttgagagAATATGATTTCAATAGTGTTTTCAATTGTGATTGTAATGATAACTTTTGGATagtgttttgttgttttcttgaaattaaaacaaaaatcttagaataaaaggaaataaagttAATGGTGATAAAAGTTTGTTTGGTtgaagaaatataaatataaaatattttttaaataattttgaatgaatttttatatttttaaaataaatagtacaAGGAAACATATTTTTAGTAAATAATCCTTGTTGTATGGCACACATCACCAAAATAAGATTGCATCTAACTAGCTAAGTGATATCCTTCTAgaatttttagagaagaatgcGAACATGTTGATGcctatgtttaataaaataaattgaataatgtatgaattaataaatagtaaaaaagtTAATAAGGCAAACTCAATGCTAAAATAACTAGCTTATACCTCTTTTAAAGAGCACAAGATAAATACACATGAAGATAATTAATCTCTTTATGTATAgtgtctttcatttttttatttaattacatgttaataagaatatatttttttataaaaaaagtaataatttaaatcctgtagaaaattgttattttttttagtataaattcCTCTTTTCATATTAATGTATTTCTTTAACcaaaaaacatatcttttttaGCTATGTTGTTTATTGCATAAAActaaagcaattaaaataaatatccaaaaaaCATCAACTATTTGAAATAATGatgatatatatacacacaccatTTTCCCATTTTCCTTATTGAAGTGTTCCTTTTTTTTACcgaaacatttttttatcaaaagtatttcttttaaataaaaacttatcataattATAGAAGCAAgtttctataataaaaaaaatataaaataataaattgataattttaaccCAGATATATtaacaagtataaaaataataaacttcaaaaaaattatataaaacttttaataagaaaagataGATATCTCAATTGCATTCAATGTTATGAGTAaagtttttagaaaattttgcATAAGCTCACATATAATGGTTAATAGTATTATAAAAGAcactaatattatttgaaatatatcattttaacaaatctattttaaaacaatctaatttaataagaaaattgaagGGCTAAGAGCGCATGGGTTGGGAAAATATGcttgtgattttgatttataattaaaaacctaCCTATGCATTCTTGGACCTTGAAGGTCTTGCCCTTGtgcatctttttcttctttaaaagatGGATAGTATGTAATTTTGAAGGGTAACTCAACTAATCacgttttaaatttattctctAATGATTATGGGTtcgagtttttttaatatcactagaaacttatatgatcgttaactccAGAATCCgtagaattagtcgagataccCGTAACCTAACCCAGatattcatgttaaaataaataaatagatagcaTGTCATATGTCCCTATTATGTTTTTAAGTGAAACAAAAACATGTCGAATTAAGTTAGCCATTATAAACTCTGTTATTGTGAGAGGAAGAAGCATACTCCAATATTAACTCCTACTCTGTAATTCAATGAAATTACATTTGGCTTTAAAAGATTGTACTACAGAGAGAATAGAGGTGACAATGACACTGAGCTGAGCATGATGCATTGCTTTACTGTCTAAAGGACGAAGGGGTCCAAACAAATCCTCTTACGAAACTTCCCAGGATCTCTCGTGAGTGTAATTTCTCTCTTTCGAAGGCTCGAGATCTTAATTCAAGTAACAAAAATAGGAAATTAAGTTAAATTGATTGATGCAAAATGCCGTGTTGAAGAGttgtatcttcttttttttttttaatgtaaaacaaTAATATCTGGATTGTAGGAAACTTTTTAGCATTATAATGAAATTCAGTATAacgatttaaatttaaaaattcttaacTCGAATATTTATTAAggtcaagttttaaattaaattatatgaaaattatcTCAACATAACTTATTTAATAAGTAAGTTTACAGAAAAAATCAACCcaacacttaaaaataaaaataaataaaagcccTCTTTAAAGGAAGGAAATGGAAAAAACCAAagataactagaaaaaaaagtctaagaacccaaataaaataaaaattttatattaaatgatgagattttaaaaaatatatatatataaaaaaaactgttgatttttttttatcacatgataaaaagtacaaaaattaatttaccacaaactcaataataaataataaaattaaataaaaattttatataaaaaataaaattgataaaaatgataaaaagaaaaaaaacctaagaaaaaaaaagtctaagatttaaaaaaaaatacaagaaatcaaaataaatagcagAAAAAGCCATGGATTGTTAACAAGCTTAGACATATGGGCCCAAGAGAGACCCACGtaccttagttttttttggttgtttaaaaaaaagaaacacgaaACAATTTATCTGCTATCTATCAAGTGTTAGTTTGGTAACGTGGTTACGGGTGAGATTCACCCGCAGCCACACATAATATTGTTTAGTCACGTAGAAAAAAATGCTTTATGCTGGTAGAACCCACTAAAATCAAAGATTGTGACACGGGTTTTGAGAAGCATCATTTTGTTGCTTCTCATGGTAGGACCCATTGTCACACTGTTCACTAaagtgaacaatttttttttattttaaaaaaccagtgCGAGTAAATTAATTCCCTTGCACTATtcatttgaaaagttttttttttcctgaaaaactagtgcaattaattgatttcactcgcactgttcatgtgaataattttttttttttaaaaaaaattagtttaaggtgaattaaatttactcgtattGTAATCTAAATTtcattcctgataatattttacttaattttattaaacgcttagaaaatcatggaaactgtagttcttgtcgaatgaattttgtacgtaataaaattgttttttttttaaaattaagtttgactcgaaaaactagtatttaatattattttataacactatataaattagaaggatatcgcataatgacgtagcatttgtggagtttgatcgcaattccaattatgttcttgccAGGTCcaacccagttaaaaaaattcaatttttgttgttgcgcacttaagaaaccatgaaaaatatagtctttgttggatagattttgtATATGATGAcattgcatatagtttaatggaataataaaaaaaattaatatcaatattatttatttcatgatataataactgTAGTTTAATCTACaatattaatatgtatttttaaattatgttataacctcaatttgagaagcatttttttaattaaacacattaaattactttttgttcaatttcaattttaactacagttttaaccaaacatatatttttctaaatcaatcccaattaaaaatactttttataaaacaagtttttaaaaacataactaCAATAGCGACCTCTAAACCAAACACAAAAGGATTTGCTTTCATAATGAACTCAACTCGTGATCTCACCTAACACATTGTTTGGATCTTTGAGCAACTCCTCTtgtaattctattattttttttttcttgcaattgtttttgataaatttatttctgaCCTATTTATAATGTTATATAATGCTGTGTAATCTTGTAATTATGTTCACCCCccctaatattatatataaaaaatattgtaataaatGATTTaccactattttttttcccgTGATAAGTGAACAACAATATTTGttggtgtgtgtatatatacacacacactattttaattacttgatattaaatcatataagaagtaaaattcatataaattgtataaaaaattacaaagaaaatccCAAGAGTTATTTGAATGTAGTAATCACCTTCCTTTATAATCAAATCACAAACATAACCATGTAGAAGGTAGACTAGTAATAAGAGTTTAAGATTAAAGAATTTGTTCTTTGTATGATCTCAGGTTTGAGCCCTGTAGTTActcatatgatagccactagaaagttatatagtcgttaactttaaaGCTCGTGAGATTAATCAAGGTGCGCATAAAATAGTTtagacacccacattaataaaaaaattacaaacataaataaaaataatcacaagtgttttcttggattttaattaagatatgtttaggtttttcaaaaatttatccCCATCATAATCtatatatttacaaaaataaaattattttcttacgtCCTCTCTAGATTTGGAACCTCAAACTATTGCTTTGAAAAAATCCCAAAAGTAGGAAAGGGAAAGAGAGAGTATCCTACAGAAGAATAACTCTTTTCTTGCCAAGTAAGAAATCCCTAAACCCAATAAGAAGCATTTAACagcatttataaaattaaaaaataaataataataaaaagattccaCCATCACACAGCCTTTTACAAAAACCCATTTCCTCACTCTCCGTCTCCTCACAAAGTTATAAACCTCactctttctttctcctttcctCTTCTCCAAACATCCCAAACgcgaactctctctctctctctctctctctctctcgaatGCAGTGATCTCCATAATTTCTTCACTCTCTGATCATGGAAGCAGACGACTTGTCAGTACTTCACAAATCACTCTTCGAAGACAAACTCTCTGCCACCGATCTCTTCTTACAAAAACTCCGTTCTGATACTTCCATCAAGTCAGCCCTCCAACGATTCTACTCGATTCTAAAACGCGGCGTTTCACTGATCGATGATGATGCTAATAATAGTGAACTGAAGTTAGGGTTTCAATTATGGACCGATTCGCAAATTCAATCTGTCGTTTCACTCGGTATCGCCATCGTTTCGTCTTCTAGATCTCTGTCAGGTTGTCTTTTTTACTCGATTTccacttttatttattgataatttcttttaattcatttttgtgtatggttgaattttaattagcaGTTCAGTAGTTAACTTgctaataatttcaattttcttttatttattgataattttttaattcgcttttttttgtatggttgaattttaattagcaGTTTAGTAGTTAACATGttcagttcttttttttaaaaaaattttttctaaatatttttttgtgtgcataAATAGTAGAGCAAGCAGAGCCGATAGTAGTTGCTGTTGTGAACCAATTGGTGGAATTTGCTGTTTGTTATCTGGAGAAATCTGAGTTCAGTGGCAATGATTTCAGTATCCAGGTATGTGAATATTCGTTAAGTTATGCTGTGTGCCTTCATTGATTGCGTTTGGTTTATTTCTGTTGTTCTTTTATGTGAACAAAAAATGGAACCATATTACTAAAAAGGAATATCCATGTCCAATCATCTTTCTTGGATGATATTGGTATGACCTTATAGTCCTTTGTGAAGTAGGAATTTGACTTCCAGC encodes:
- the LOC133670726 gene encoding large ribosomal subunit protein eL8y-like, with the translated sequence MAPKRGVKAPLAAKKKPEKVVNPLFEKRPKQFGIGGALPPKKDLTRFVKWPHVVRIQRQRRILKQRLKVPPAVNQFTKTLDKNLATQLFKLLLKYRPEDKAAKKERLLKRAQAAEEGKTVESKKPIVVKYGLNHVTYLIEQNKAQLVVIAHDVDPIELVVWLPALCRKMEVPYAIVKGKSRLGAIVHKKTASVLCLTSVKNEDKLEFSKVLEAVKANFNDKFDEHRKKWGGGIMGSKSLAKTKAKERVLAKEAAQRMS